The following coding sequences lie in one Polynucleobacter necessarius genomic window:
- a CDS encoding linear amide C-N hydrolase, producing MVTENSFLGNLALPLHFAIFDKAGNGIVIEFVNNKKNIYDNPVNAMTNSPEFPWHLTNLNNYTQDNVNKNTGQLGKLKLQTANAGIALTALPSSQTATGRFVKAAFYSNYVQKGKTPDEQINLLAHIMNNFDRPNELTVDPAGSAGDGGKAKATSSEVTQWTTMGNLSGNRL from the coding sequence TTGGTTACCGAAAACAGCTTTTTAGGTAACTTAGCATTACCATTGCATTTTGCAATTTTTGATAAAGCGGGTAACGGCATAGTTATTGAATTTGTGAATAACAAAAAGAATATCTATGACAATCCTGTCAATGCCATGACGAATTCGCCAGAGTTTCCTTGGCATCTCACTAATCTGAATAATTACACCCAAGACAATGTCAATAAAAATACTGGTCAACTTGGAAAGTTAAAGCTTCAGACTGCAAATGCAGGTATAGCTCTGACTGCCTTGCCATCATCACAAACTGCTACAGGCCGTTTTGTAAAAGCTGCGTTTTATTCGAATTATGTTCAAAAAGGAAAAACGCCCGATGAACAAATCAACTTACTGGCGCACATTATGAATAACTTTGATAGACCGAATGAGCTCACGGTAGATCCTGCTGGTTCAGCTGGCGATGGCGGTAAAGCAAAGGCTACCTCTAGCGAGGTCACTCAATGGACCACCATGGGCAATCTATCTGGAAATCGTCTTTAA
- a CDS encoding linear amide C-N hydrolase — MPAATKVESITPSGAQGKVFSTKYAILAMTGNLVGGAKLSLLLDGMNDQGLSFSANAMIPSSAPPVGNDPTKILSVNDFGTWILGNHKTVAEVKASMQSHNTEFWLPKTAF, encoded by the coding sequence ATGCCTGCTGCAACTAAAGTGGAGTCTATAACTCCCTCTGGAGCTCAAGGGAAGGTATTTAGCACTAAATACGCTATTTTGGCCATGACTGGAAACTTGGTTGGTGGCGCAAAGCTTTCTTTGTTGTTAGATGGAATGAATGATCAAGGTTTAAGCTTCTCAGCAAATGCCATGATTCCATCGTCTGCACCTCCTGTAGGCAATGACCCAACAAAAATCTTGTCTGTGAACGATTTTGGTACATGGATTTTGGGTAATCATAAAACGGTAGCTGAAGTTAAAGCTTCTATGCAGAGCCATAACACCGAGTTTTGGTTACCGAAAACAGCTTTTTAG
- a CDS encoding DUF2892 domain-containing protein, translating to MKCNIGHTDRVLRMTVGVTLMGLAGFGITGPWTWIGVVPLLTGVIGNCPAYSILGINTPKK from the coding sequence ATGAAATGCAATATTGGACACACTGATCGCGTATTGCGAATGACTGTTGGCGTCACGCTGATGGGTCTAGCTGGATTCGGTATTACTGGCCCATGGACTTGGATTGGTGTAGTACCTTTGTTAACTGGCGTGATTGGTAATTGCCCAGCCTATTCCATTTTAGGTATTAATACACCCAAAAAATAA
- the rlmB gene encoding 23S rRNA (guanosine(2251)-2'-O)-methyltransferase RlmB has protein sequence MKQILVGFHAVQARLRVDPDSLKSVYFDPSRRDRRMGDFLKQAEEILGERLHAADVERLHKLTGHDRHQGVVALAEKMTIARTITEVVEDVEGAQEKPLFLMLDGVTDPHNFGACLRVADGAGVDAVVIPKDRSASINATVSKVSSGASEVMPVITVTNLVRSMKEMQEAGVWLIGTDDEATKSIYDIDLTGSIGIVMGAEGDGMRRLTKENCDELVRIPMQGVVSSLNVSVASGVCLYEALRQRLAHATNKAAK, from the coding sequence ATGAAGCAAATATTAGTCGGATTTCATGCAGTTCAAGCGCGTTTGCGCGTTGATCCAGATAGCCTAAAGTCTGTGTACTTTGACCCAAGTCGTCGCGATAGGCGTATGGGGGATTTTTTAAAGCAAGCAGAAGAAATCTTAGGTGAACGTTTGCATGCTGCAGATGTTGAGCGTCTTCATAAGTTGACTGGGCATGACCGCCATCAGGGTGTAGTTGCCTTGGCAGAAAAAATGACCATTGCTCGCACCATTACTGAAGTAGTTGAGGACGTAGAGGGTGCTCAAGAGAAGCCCTTATTTCTGATGTTAGATGGTGTGACTGATCCGCATAACTTTGGAGCTTGCCTGCGTGTGGCAGATGGAGCCGGAGTGGATGCCGTGGTAATTCCTAAAGATCGTTCTGCTTCGATTAACGCTACTGTAAGTAAAGTTTCCAGTGGTGCATCGGAAGTCATGCCGGTGATCACAGTGACCAATCTCGTGCGCAGCATGAAAGAAATGCAAGAGGCAGGTGTTTGGCTGATTGGTACCGATGATGAGGCCACCAAGTCTATTTATGACATTGATCTCACAGGTTCCATTGGTATCGTGATGGGTGCTGAGGGCGATGGCATGCGTCGCCTCACAAAAGAAAACTGTGATGAGTTGGTACGCATTCCGATGCAAGGCGTTGTCTCGAGTTTGAATGTTTCAGTTGCAAGTGGCGTATGCTTATATGAGGCATTAAGACAGCGCCTGGCTCATGCCACTAACAAAGCTGCCAAGTAA